The Populus nigra chromosome 14, ddPopNigr1.1, whole genome shotgun sequence genome has a segment encoding these proteins:
- the LOC133673392 gene encoding uncharacterized protein LOC133673392 isoform X3 encodes MSKISLIIFTLAIIITSSSPSSSTVDSESDGGIGQWRILTKQNFSSQIRLHPHILLVISVPWSGESRSLMKDITHLVIDKKEEFGSLKLMYMHKNNEKMLADAIGAVVTDEITLLYYHHSLYYKYKGKYRARNILSSIFPYFSLLPEEMPLKRLSGEGDLKMFIESADKAVLLLEFCGWTEKLIAREKNNGSKTGFGVQGFDVESNVISTPRGKENQKVAENGEMKCGMENGLRGIPWLGEFASVNDSAPLQETDSQDSVDLKPSAVSCSLEEFQKFDSFFSSFMTDVREFFLPPEKHRFGLVSEKSMLSPLGVGDSGSWSVMLYYNGCPSCSSILKEGDDMKRVLQMEKSIVTELEGDGQDLDSAIPSNKPSVLLFVDRSSDLSETRRKSKEGLDVFRELALHYQISNQMGQQSNDKSEASSVQASTEYQSVSGHPKLKLSPTAQNIKSKDKMSIMIVNDGKPVLLNSMASGLEGSSLHEILTYLLQKKEEAKLSSVAKEAGFQLLSDDFNIKVTDTLLSVAEVESEHIPSDESLVRTSTDLDKDSASNNREGSQSTTSQDDEEKSTYSDASRRLLSIEPAQYMSDHKPPTSEDARAEKKGSFQSDKLGEEQRNFQNFKGSFFFCDGNYRLLTALTGETRIPSLVIIDPLSQQHYVFTKHTNLSYSSLEDFLHGFLNGNLVPYQRSESEPESPREETRPPFVNMDFHEADSISQVTAHTFSEQVLGFNQSDNDFAANAWNEDVLVLFSNSWCGFCQRMELIVREVHRAIKGYINMLKTGSRTGETVLTDDNLKKLPKIFLMDCTMNDCSLILKSMNQREVYPTLLLFPAESKNTVCYEGDMAVADVITFLADRGSNSRHLTSENGILWTVAEKKGANSLKDASTAAEDKSHEVLLKDLTPKRNVEYGQTKSHTSKGLHDTVSQVAVGSILVATEKLNTQPFDKSRILIVKSDQNTGFQGLIHNKHLRWDTLQELEEESKLLKEAPLSFGGPLVTRGMPLVALTRRAVGGQYPEVAPGTYFLGQSATLHEIEEIRSGNQCVSDYWFFLGFSSWGWEQLFDEIAQGAWNLSEHKKELLDWP; translated from the exons ATGAGTAAAATCAGTTTGATTATCTTCACTCTAGCTATCATAATCACATCATCATCGCCATCATCATCAACCGTTGATAGTGAATCAGACGGTGGAATCGGGCAATGGCGAATTCTCACCAAGCAAAATTTTTCTTCTCAGATAAGACTCCACCCTCATATCCTACTCGTCATCTCTGTTCCCT GGTCAGGTGAATCTCGGTCGCTAATGAAGGACATAACGCATTTGGTTATTGATAAGAAAGAAGAATTCGGATCTTTAAAGTTGATGTATATGcacaaaaataatgaaaaaatgttAGCGGATGCTATTGGTGCTGTTGTTACAGATGAGATTACTCTCTTATACTACCATCATTCTTTGTATTATAAGTATAAAGGCAAATATCGGGCAAGGAATATTTTGTCTTccatttttccttatttttcgcTCTTGCCTGAAGAAATGCCATTAAAAAGATTGAGTGGTGAAGGGGATTTGAAGATGTTTATTGAATCGGCGGATAAGGCTGTGCTCTTGCTAGAATTTTGTGGGTGGACAGAGAAATTGATTGCTAGAGAGAAGAATAATGGTAGCAAAACTGGTTTTGGTGTGCAAG GTTTTGATGTAGAGAGTAATGTAATTTCAACACCCAGAGGGAAGGAAAACCAGAAGGTGGCTG AAAATGGAGAGATGAAATGTGGAATGGAAAATGGGCTCAGAGGAATTCCTTGGCTTGGGGAGTTTGCCTCAGTAAATGATAGTGCTCCTCTTCAGGAAACTGATTCCCAGGACAGTGTGGATCTAAAGCCCAGTGCTGTATCTTGTTCCCTTGAAGAATTTCAGAAATTTGATTCTTTCTTCTCAAGTTTCATGACTGATGTAAGGGAGTTCTTCCTGCCTCCTGAAAAGCATAGATTTGGTCTGGTTTCGGAGAAATCAATGCTCTCTCCTCTTGGTGTTGGAGATTCTGGTTCTTGGTCAGTAATGCTTTATTATAATGGATGTCCAAGTTGTTCAAGTATTCTAAAAGAAGGGGATGACATGAAGAGAGTTCTACAAATGGAAAAGTCAATTGTCACAGAG CTGGAAGGTGATGGACAAGATCTTGATTCCGCAATACCTTCAAACAAGCCATCAGTACTCCTGTTTGTGGATAGATCATCTGACTTATCagaaacaagaagaaagagTAAGGAAGGTCTTGATGTATTTAGAGAACTAGCGTTgcactaccaaatatcaaatCAGATGGGTCAGCAGAGCAACGACAAGTCTGAAGCATCCTCTGTCCAAGCTTCAACTGAATACCAAAGTGTATCTGGACACCCGAAATTAAAGCTATCTCCAACAGCTCAAAACATTAAATCAAAGGACAAAATGTCTATCATGATTGTAAATGATGGCAAACCTGTCTTGTTAAATAGTATGGCTTCAGGTTTGGAAGGCAGttccttgcatgaaatcttgaCTTACCTTCTTCAGAAAAAGGAGGAAGCTAAATTGAGTTCAGTTGCAAAGGAGGCTGGTTTCCAACTTCTTTCTGATGATTTTAACATTAAAGTAACAGATACATTACTGTCAGTAGCAGAGGTGGAGTCTGAACACATACCGTCTGATGAGAGCCTTGTTAGAACTAGTACTGATCTGGACAAAGATTCTGCCTCTAATAACCGTGAAGGATCCCAGTCGACTACTTCTCAGGATGATGAAGAGAAGTCTACTTATTCTGATGCAAGTAGACGCCTACTATCTATAGAACCTGCTCAATACATGTCAGATCATAAACCACCTACTTCAGAAGATGCAAGGGCAGAAAAAAAGGGTTCTTTCCAGTCAGACAAGTTGGGGGAAGAACAACGCAACTTTCAAAATTTCAagggttcttttttcttttgtgatgGAAACTATCGATTACTAACAGCTTTGACTGGTGAGACCAGGATTCCATCCTTGGTAATAATTGATCCACTTTCACAGCAGCATTATGTCTTTACTAAACATACAAATCTCAGCTACTCTTCACTGGAGGATTTTCTTCATGGATTTCTTAATGGAAATCTTGTCCCATATCAACGCTCTGAGTCTGAACCTGAAAGCCCGAGAGAAGAAACTCGCCCACCATTTGTTAATATGGACTTCCATGAGGCAGATTCCATCTCTCAAGTTACAGCTCACACTTTCTCAGAACAGGTTCTTGGTTTTAATCAATCTGACAATGACTTTGCTGCGAATGCATGGAATGAGGATGTGCTGGTCCTTTTTAGCAATAGTTGGTGTGGATTTTGTCAGAGAATGGAATTAATTGTTCGTGAAGTGCATCGAGCCATTAAAGGATACATAAACATGTTGAAGACTGGATCTAGGACTGGGGAAACAGTGCTCACTGATG ATAACCTAAAGAAGCTTCCCAAAATCTTCTTAATGGATTGCACGATGAACGATTGCAGTTTGATTCTAAAATCAATGAATCAG AGGGAAGTTTATCCTACTCTGTTGTTATTTCCTGCAGAAAGTAAGAATACTGTCTGTTATGAAGGAGACATGGCTGTAGCTGATGTTATTACTTTTTTAGCTGACCGTGGAAGTAATTCTCGACATCTCACCAGTGAAAATG GAATTCTATGGACTGTTGCTGAAAAAAAGGGTGCTAATTCACTGAAGGATGCTTCGACTGCTGCAGAAGATAAATCCCATGAAGTCCTTTTAAAGGACCTAACTCCAAAGAGAAATGTGGAATATGGTCAGACCAAATCTCACACATCCAAAGGCTTGCATGATACGGTATCTCAGGTGGCAGTTGGCTCAATCCTGGTCGCTACTGAAAAGCTTAACACACAACCATTTGACAAGTCAAGGATTCTCATCGTCAAGTCTGATCAAAATACAGGATTTCAAGGTCTGATTCACAATAAGCATTTGAGATGGGACACTCTGCAAGAACTGGAAGAAGAGTCAAAACTGCTAAAAGAGGCTCCTCTATCGTTTGGTGGTCCACTTGTAACTCGCGGAATGCCTCTTGTTGCTCTGACTCGAAGAGCAGTCGGAGGTCAATACCCCGAAGTTGCACCGGGTACTTACTTTCTAGGTCAGTCGGCAACACTACATGAAATTGAAGAGATCAGGTCAGGAAATCAATGCGTATCTGACTACTGGTTTTTCTTGGGGTTTTCGAGTTGGGGCTGGGAGCAGCTGTTCGATGAGATTGCTCAAGGAGCTTGGAATTTAAGCGAGCACAAGAAGGAACTCTTAGACTGGCCATAA
- the LOC133673392 gene encoding uncharacterized protein LOC133673392 isoform X2 yields MSKISLIIFTLAIIITSSSPSSSTVDSESDGGIGQWRILTKQNFSSQIRLHPHILLVISVPWSGESRSLMKDITHLVIDKKEEFGSLKLMYMHKNNEKMLADAIGAVVTDEITLLYYHHSLYYKYKGKYRARNILSSIFPYFSLLPEEMPLKRLSGEGDLKMFIESADKAVLLLEFCGWTEKLIAREKNNGSKTGFGVQGFDVESNVISTPRGKENQKGTENGEMKCGMENGLRGIPWLGEFASVNDSAPLQETDSQDSVDLKPSAVSCSLEEFQKFDSFFSSFMTDVREFFLPPEKHRFGLVSEKSMLSPLGVGDSGSWSVMLYYNGCPSCSSILKEGDDMKRVLQMEKSIVTELEGDGQDLDSAIPSNKPSVLLFVDRSSDLSETRRKSKEGLDVFRELALHYQISNQMGQQSNDKSEASSVQASTEYQSVSGHPKLKLSPTAQNIKSKDKMSIMIVNDGKPVLLNSMASGLEGSSLHEILTYLLQKKEEAKLSSVAKEAGFQLLSDDFNIKVTDTLLSVAEVESEHIPSDESLVRTSTDLDKDSASNNREGSQSTTSQDDEEKSTYSDASRRLLSIEPAQYMSDHKPPTSEDARAEKKGSFQSDKLGEEQRNFQNFKGSFFFCDGNYRLLTALTGETRIPSLVIIDPLSQQHYVFTKHTNLSYSSLEDFLHGFLNGNLVPYQRSESEPESPREETRPPFVNMDFHEADSISQVTAHTFSEQVLGFNQSDNDFAANAWNEDVLVLFSNSWCGFCQRMELIVREVHRAIKGYINMLKTGSRTGETVLTDDNLKKLPKIFLMDCTMNDCSLILKSMNQREVYPTLLLFPAESKNTVCYEGDMAVADVITFLADRGSNSRHLTSENGILWTVAEKKGANSLKDASTAAEDKSHEVLLKDLTPKRNVEYGQTKSHTSKGLHDTVSQVAVGSILVATEKLNTQPFDKSRILIVKSDQNTGFQGLIHNKHLRWDTLQELEEESKLLKEAPLSFGGPLVTRGMPLVALTRRAVGGQYPEVAPGTYFLGQSATLHEIEEIRSGNQCVSDYWFFLGFSSWGWEQLFDEIAQGAWNLSEHKKELLDWP; encoded by the exons ATGAGTAAAATCAGTTTGATTATCTTCACTCTAGCTATCATAATCACATCATCATCGCCATCATCATCAACCGTTGATAGTGAATCAGACGGTGGAATCGGGCAATGGCGAATTCTCACCAAGCAAAATTTTTCTTCTCAGATAAGACTCCACCCTCATATCCTACTCGTCATCTCTGTTCCCT GGTCAGGTGAATCTCGGTCGCTAATGAAGGACATAACGCATTTGGTTATTGATAAGAAAGAAGAATTCGGATCTTTAAAGTTGATGTATATGcacaaaaataatgaaaaaatgttAGCGGATGCTATTGGTGCTGTTGTTACAGATGAGATTACTCTCTTATACTACCATCATTCTTTGTATTATAAGTATAAAGGCAAATATCGGGCAAGGAATATTTTGTCTTccatttttccttatttttcgcTCTTGCCTGAAGAAATGCCATTAAAAAGATTGAGTGGTGAAGGGGATTTGAAGATGTTTATTGAATCGGCGGATAAGGCTGTGCTCTTGCTAGAATTTTGTGGGTGGACAGAGAAATTGATTGCTAGAGAGAAGAATAATGGTAGCAAAACTGGTTTTGGTGTGCAAG GTTTTGATGTAGAGAGTAATGTAATTTCAACACCCAGAGGGAAGGAAAACCAGAAG GGGACAGAAAATGGAGAGATGAAATGTGGAATGGAAAATGGGCTCAGAGGAATTCCTTGGCTTGGGGAGTTTGCCTCAGTAAATGATAGTGCTCCTCTTCAGGAAACTGATTCCCAGGACAGTGTGGATCTAAAGCCCAGTGCTGTATCTTGTTCCCTTGAAGAATTTCAGAAATTTGATTCTTTCTTCTCAAGTTTCATGACTGATGTAAGGGAGTTCTTCCTGCCTCCTGAAAAGCATAGATTTGGTCTGGTTTCGGAGAAATCAATGCTCTCTCCTCTTGGTGTTGGAGATTCTGGTTCTTGGTCAGTAATGCTTTATTATAATGGATGTCCAAGTTGTTCAAGTATTCTAAAAGAAGGGGATGACATGAAGAGAGTTCTACAAATGGAAAAGTCAATTGTCACAGAG CTGGAAGGTGATGGACAAGATCTTGATTCCGCAATACCTTCAAACAAGCCATCAGTACTCCTGTTTGTGGATAGATCATCTGACTTATCagaaacaagaagaaagagTAAGGAAGGTCTTGATGTATTTAGAGAACTAGCGTTgcactaccaaatatcaaatCAGATGGGTCAGCAGAGCAACGACAAGTCTGAAGCATCCTCTGTCCAAGCTTCAACTGAATACCAAAGTGTATCTGGACACCCGAAATTAAAGCTATCTCCAACAGCTCAAAACATTAAATCAAAGGACAAAATGTCTATCATGATTGTAAATGATGGCAAACCTGTCTTGTTAAATAGTATGGCTTCAGGTTTGGAAGGCAGttccttgcatgaaatcttgaCTTACCTTCTTCAGAAAAAGGAGGAAGCTAAATTGAGTTCAGTTGCAAAGGAGGCTGGTTTCCAACTTCTTTCTGATGATTTTAACATTAAAGTAACAGATACATTACTGTCAGTAGCAGAGGTGGAGTCTGAACACATACCGTCTGATGAGAGCCTTGTTAGAACTAGTACTGATCTGGACAAAGATTCTGCCTCTAATAACCGTGAAGGATCCCAGTCGACTACTTCTCAGGATGATGAAGAGAAGTCTACTTATTCTGATGCAAGTAGACGCCTACTATCTATAGAACCTGCTCAATACATGTCAGATCATAAACCACCTACTTCAGAAGATGCAAGGGCAGAAAAAAAGGGTTCTTTCCAGTCAGACAAGTTGGGGGAAGAACAACGCAACTTTCAAAATTTCAagggttcttttttcttttgtgatgGAAACTATCGATTACTAACAGCTTTGACTGGTGAGACCAGGATTCCATCCTTGGTAATAATTGATCCACTTTCACAGCAGCATTATGTCTTTACTAAACATACAAATCTCAGCTACTCTTCACTGGAGGATTTTCTTCATGGATTTCTTAATGGAAATCTTGTCCCATATCAACGCTCTGAGTCTGAACCTGAAAGCCCGAGAGAAGAAACTCGCCCACCATTTGTTAATATGGACTTCCATGAGGCAGATTCCATCTCTCAAGTTACAGCTCACACTTTCTCAGAACAGGTTCTTGGTTTTAATCAATCTGACAATGACTTTGCTGCGAATGCATGGAATGAGGATGTGCTGGTCCTTTTTAGCAATAGTTGGTGTGGATTTTGTCAGAGAATGGAATTAATTGTTCGTGAAGTGCATCGAGCCATTAAAGGATACATAAACATGTTGAAGACTGGATCTAGGACTGGGGAAACAGTGCTCACTGATG ATAACCTAAAGAAGCTTCCCAAAATCTTCTTAATGGATTGCACGATGAACGATTGCAGTTTGATTCTAAAATCAATGAATCAG AGGGAAGTTTATCCTACTCTGTTGTTATTTCCTGCAGAAAGTAAGAATACTGTCTGTTATGAAGGAGACATGGCTGTAGCTGATGTTATTACTTTTTTAGCTGACCGTGGAAGTAATTCTCGACATCTCACCAGTGAAAATG GAATTCTATGGACTGTTGCTGAAAAAAAGGGTGCTAATTCACTGAAGGATGCTTCGACTGCTGCAGAAGATAAATCCCATGAAGTCCTTTTAAAGGACCTAACTCCAAAGAGAAATGTGGAATATGGTCAGACCAAATCTCACACATCCAAAGGCTTGCATGATACGGTATCTCAGGTGGCAGTTGGCTCAATCCTGGTCGCTACTGAAAAGCTTAACACACAACCATTTGACAAGTCAAGGATTCTCATCGTCAAGTCTGATCAAAATACAGGATTTCAAGGTCTGATTCACAATAAGCATTTGAGATGGGACACTCTGCAAGAACTGGAAGAAGAGTCAAAACTGCTAAAAGAGGCTCCTCTATCGTTTGGTGGTCCACTTGTAACTCGCGGAATGCCTCTTGTTGCTCTGACTCGAAGAGCAGTCGGAGGTCAATACCCCGAAGTTGCACCGGGTACTTACTTTCTAGGTCAGTCGGCAACACTACATGAAATTGAAGAGATCAGGTCAGGAAATCAATGCGTATCTGACTACTGGTTTTTCTTGGGGTTTTCGAGTTGGGGCTGGGAGCAGCTGTTCGATGAGATTGCTCAAGGAGCTTGGAATTTAAGCGAGCACAAGAAGGAACTCTTAGACTGGCCATAA
- the LOC133673392 gene encoding uncharacterized protein LOC133673392 isoform X1 gives MSKISLIIFTLAIIITSSSPSSSTVDSESDGGIGQWRILTKQNFSSQIRLHPHILLVISVPWSGESRSLMKDITHLVIDKKEEFGSLKLMYMHKNNEKMLADAIGAVVTDEITLLYYHHSLYYKYKGKYRARNILSSIFPYFSLLPEEMPLKRLSGEGDLKMFIESADKAVLLLEFCGWTEKLIAREKNNGSKTGFGVQGFDVESNVISTPRGKENQKFLMFWFQGTENGEMKCGMENGLRGIPWLGEFASVNDSAPLQETDSQDSVDLKPSAVSCSLEEFQKFDSFFSSFMTDVREFFLPPEKHRFGLVSEKSMLSPLGVGDSGSWSVMLYYNGCPSCSSILKEGDDMKRVLQMEKSIVTELEGDGQDLDSAIPSNKPSVLLFVDRSSDLSETRRKSKEGLDVFRELALHYQISNQMGQQSNDKSEASSVQASTEYQSVSGHPKLKLSPTAQNIKSKDKMSIMIVNDGKPVLLNSMASGLEGSSLHEILTYLLQKKEEAKLSSVAKEAGFQLLSDDFNIKVTDTLLSVAEVESEHIPSDESLVRTSTDLDKDSASNNREGSQSTTSQDDEEKSTYSDASRRLLSIEPAQYMSDHKPPTSEDARAEKKGSFQSDKLGEEQRNFQNFKGSFFFCDGNYRLLTALTGETRIPSLVIIDPLSQQHYVFTKHTNLSYSSLEDFLHGFLNGNLVPYQRSESEPESPREETRPPFVNMDFHEADSISQVTAHTFSEQVLGFNQSDNDFAANAWNEDVLVLFSNSWCGFCQRMELIVREVHRAIKGYINMLKTGSRTGETVLTDDNLKKLPKIFLMDCTMNDCSLILKSMNQREVYPTLLLFPAESKNTVCYEGDMAVADVITFLADRGSNSRHLTSENGILWTVAEKKGANSLKDASTAAEDKSHEVLLKDLTPKRNVEYGQTKSHTSKGLHDTVSQVAVGSILVATEKLNTQPFDKSRILIVKSDQNTGFQGLIHNKHLRWDTLQELEEESKLLKEAPLSFGGPLVTRGMPLVALTRRAVGGQYPEVAPGTYFLGQSATLHEIEEIRSGNQCVSDYWFFLGFSSWGWEQLFDEIAQGAWNLSEHKKELLDWP, from the exons ATGAGTAAAATCAGTTTGATTATCTTCACTCTAGCTATCATAATCACATCATCATCGCCATCATCATCAACCGTTGATAGTGAATCAGACGGTGGAATCGGGCAATGGCGAATTCTCACCAAGCAAAATTTTTCTTCTCAGATAAGACTCCACCCTCATATCCTACTCGTCATCTCTGTTCCCT GGTCAGGTGAATCTCGGTCGCTAATGAAGGACATAACGCATTTGGTTATTGATAAGAAAGAAGAATTCGGATCTTTAAAGTTGATGTATATGcacaaaaataatgaaaaaatgttAGCGGATGCTATTGGTGCTGTTGTTACAGATGAGATTACTCTCTTATACTACCATCATTCTTTGTATTATAAGTATAAAGGCAAATATCGGGCAAGGAATATTTTGTCTTccatttttccttatttttcgcTCTTGCCTGAAGAAATGCCATTAAAAAGATTGAGTGGTGAAGGGGATTTGAAGATGTTTATTGAATCGGCGGATAAGGCTGTGCTCTTGCTAGAATTTTGTGGGTGGACAGAGAAATTGATTGCTAGAGAGAAGAATAATGGTAGCAAAACTGGTTTTGGTGTGCAAG GTTTTGATGTAGAGAGTAATGTAATTTCAACACCCAGAGGGAAGGAAAACCAGAAG TTTCTAATGTTCTGGTTCCAGGGGACAGAAAATGGAGAGATGAAATGTGGAATGGAAAATGGGCTCAGAGGAATTCCTTGGCTTGGGGAGTTTGCCTCAGTAAATGATAGTGCTCCTCTTCAGGAAACTGATTCCCAGGACAGTGTGGATCTAAAGCCCAGTGCTGTATCTTGTTCCCTTGAAGAATTTCAGAAATTTGATTCTTTCTTCTCAAGTTTCATGACTGATGTAAGGGAGTTCTTCCTGCCTCCTGAAAAGCATAGATTTGGTCTGGTTTCGGAGAAATCAATGCTCTCTCCTCTTGGTGTTGGAGATTCTGGTTCTTGGTCAGTAATGCTTTATTATAATGGATGTCCAAGTTGTTCAAGTATTCTAAAAGAAGGGGATGACATGAAGAGAGTTCTACAAATGGAAAAGTCAATTGTCACAGAG CTGGAAGGTGATGGACAAGATCTTGATTCCGCAATACCTTCAAACAAGCCATCAGTACTCCTGTTTGTGGATAGATCATCTGACTTATCagaaacaagaagaaagagTAAGGAAGGTCTTGATGTATTTAGAGAACTAGCGTTgcactaccaaatatcaaatCAGATGGGTCAGCAGAGCAACGACAAGTCTGAAGCATCCTCTGTCCAAGCTTCAACTGAATACCAAAGTGTATCTGGACACCCGAAATTAAAGCTATCTCCAACAGCTCAAAACATTAAATCAAAGGACAAAATGTCTATCATGATTGTAAATGATGGCAAACCTGTCTTGTTAAATAGTATGGCTTCAGGTTTGGAAGGCAGttccttgcatgaaatcttgaCTTACCTTCTTCAGAAAAAGGAGGAAGCTAAATTGAGTTCAGTTGCAAAGGAGGCTGGTTTCCAACTTCTTTCTGATGATTTTAACATTAAAGTAACAGATACATTACTGTCAGTAGCAGAGGTGGAGTCTGAACACATACCGTCTGATGAGAGCCTTGTTAGAACTAGTACTGATCTGGACAAAGATTCTGCCTCTAATAACCGTGAAGGATCCCAGTCGACTACTTCTCAGGATGATGAAGAGAAGTCTACTTATTCTGATGCAAGTAGACGCCTACTATCTATAGAACCTGCTCAATACATGTCAGATCATAAACCACCTACTTCAGAAGATGCAAGGGCAGAAAAAAAGGGTTCTTTCCAGTCAGACAAGTTGGGGGAAGAACAACGCAACTTTCAAAATTTCAagggttcttttttcttttgtgatgGAAACTATCGATTACTAACAGCTTTGACTGGTGAGACCAGGATTCCATCCTTGGTAATAATTGATCCACTTTCACAGCAGCATTATGTCTTTACTAAACATACAAATCTCAGCTACTCTTCACTGGAGGATTTTCTTCATGGATTTCTTAATGGAAATCTTGTCCCATATCAACGCTCTGAGTCTGAACCTGAAAGCCCGAGAGAAGAAACTCGCCCACCATTTGTTAATATGGACTTCCATGAGGCAGATTCCATCTCTCAAGTTACAGCTCACACTTTCTCAGAACAGGTTCTTGGTTTTAATCAATCTGACAATGACTTTGCTGCGAATGCATGGAATGAGGATGTGCTGGTCCTTTTTAGCAATAGTTGGTGTGGATTTTGTCAGAGAATGGAATTAATTGTTCGTGAAGTGCATCGAGCCATTAAAGGATACATAAACATGTTGAAGACTGGATCTAGGACTGGGGAAACAGTGCTCACTGATG ATAACCTAAAGAAGCTTCCCAAAATCTTCTTAATGGATTGCACGATGAACGATTGCAGTTTGATTCTAAAATCAATGAATCAG AGGGAAGTTTATCCTACTCTGTTGTTATTTCCTGCAGAAAGTAAGAATACTGTCTGTTATGAAGGAGACATGGCTGTAGCTGATGTTATTACTTTTTTAGCTGACCGTGGAAGTAATTCTCGACATCTCACCAGTGAAAATG GAATTCTATGGACTGTTGCTGAAAAAAAGGGTGCTAATTCACTGAAGGATGCTTCGACTGCTGCAGAAGATAAATCCCATGAAGTCCTTTTAAAGGACCTAACTCCAAAGAGAAATGTGGAATATGGTCAGACCAAATCTCACACATCCAAAGGCTTGCATGATACGGTATCTCAGGTGGCAGTTGGCTCAATCCTGGTCGCTACTGAAAAGCTTAACACACAACCATTTGACAAGTCAAGGATTCTCATCGTCAAGTCTGATCAAAATACAGGATTTCAAGGTCTGATTCACAATAAGCATTTGAGATGGGACACTCTGCAAGAACTGGAAGAAGAGTCAAAACTGCTAAAAGAGGCTCCTCTATCGTTTGGTGGTCCACTTGTAACTCGCGGAATGCCTCTTGTTGCTCTGACTCGAAGAGCAGTCGGAGGTCAATACCCCGAAGTTGCACCGGGTACTTACTTTCTAGGTCAGTCGGCAACACTACATGAAATTGAAGAGATCAGGTCAGGAAATCAATGCGTATCTGACTACTGGTTTTTCTTGGGGTTTTCGAGTTGGGGCTGGGAGCAGCTGTTCGATGAGATTGCTCAAGGAGCTTGGAATTTAAGCGAGCACAAGAAGGAACTCTTAGACTGGCCATAA